A single region of the Nocardioides aquaticus genome encodes:
- a CDS encoding amidohydrolase family protein, translated as MFVLDAVTHAYNHTPENWADEAGGHSMVEMAYALARNSPDVRHELGKDVYLSNWSVDDLAALLFRESRTDVAVFHPLAISSFKDGYCSLEKAAEAIEKYPNRFIGAYMVVDPLTGPKALESMAEQRDMFGDKTLGLKLYPTSWQGHKPVSWSMDDPTLIYPLYEKAQELGVGTVAVHKAVPIGPIPVGNAYDPSDLENAATEFPGLNFEIVHGGLAFLEETAWLLARFGNISVNMEIQNIIVERRPNSFADILIGLCRIGGNAMLDRLFWGSGGTLCHPQPGLEAFMKFEFPQEKLDNSGLFAAVTQITEENKRNMLSGTYARLHDLDLDAIGAAIADDEFSEGRGETLPEPYTTISMAEKVQQDRLANA; from the coding sequence ATGTTCGTGCTCGACGCAGTGACTCACGCCTACAACCACACGCCCGAGAACTGGGCGGATGAAGCCGGCGGCCATTCCATGGTCGAGATGGCTTACGCGCTCGCCCGGAACTCGCCGGACGTTCGGCACGAGCTCGGCAAGGACGTGTACCTCTCGAACTGGTCCGTCGATGACCTCGCCGCCTTGCTCTTCCGGGAGAGTCGGACGGACGTAGCTGTGTTTCACCCGCTGGCAATCTCCTCTTTCAAGGACGGTTACTGCTCGCTGGAAAAGGCGGCCGAGGCGATCGAGAAGTACCCCAATCGATTCATCGGGGCCTACATGGTGGTTGACCCGCTCACTGGCCCCAAAGCCCTTGAGTCGATGGCCGAGCAGAGGGACATGTTCGGCGACAAGACCCTCGGGTTGAAGCTGTATCCGACGAGCTGGCAGGGCCACAAGCCTGTCTCCTGGAGCATGGACGACCCCACGTTGATCTACCCGCTTTACGAGAAGGCGCAGGAGCTCGGCGTCGGTACCGTGGCCGTGCATAAGGCCGTGCCGATCGGTCCCATCCCTGTCGGCAACGCCTACGACCCCAGCGATCTCGAGAACGCTGCCACCGAGTTTCCTGGGCTGAACTTCGAGATCGTGCACGGCGGACTGGCCTTCTTGGAGGAGACGGCCTGGCTGCTGGCTCGGTTCGGCAACATCTCCGTGAACATGGAGATTCAGAACATCATCGTGGAGCGCCGGCCGAACAGTTTCGCCGACATCCTCATCGGCTTGTGCCGGATCGGCGGCAACGCCATGTTGGATCGCCTGTTCTGGGGCTCCGGTGGCACCCTCTGTCACCCCCAGCCAGGGCTGGAGGCGTTCATGAAGTTCGAGTTCCCGCAGGAGAAGCTCGACAACTCCGGACTGTTCGCCGCGGTCACTCAGATCACTGAGGAGAACAAGCGGAACATGCTCAGCGGGACGTACGCGCGGCTGCACGACCTCGACCTGGACGCGATCGGTGCGGCCATCGCCGACGACGAGTTCAGTGAAGGCCGGGGAGAGACACTGCCGGAGCCGTACACCACGATCTCGATGGCCGAGAAGGTGCAGCAGGATCGGCTCGCCAATGCCTGA
- a CDS encoding lipid-transfer protein, protein MRSVYVLGVGAHPWGKFPEKPQLQLAIEAMSAALGDAGLRWRDLRGLVAASSRFEGGLGWGLHANELLQSVAESGIPAVNVGGGCAAGGIAIHTAASMVASGECDVIGAVGAERMPKGFIPRPPGVPDDITDTDYLRWVAVGATNPAYWALEARRRMHELGTTAEVLAQASVEMHQHATGNPLARYRKELTIDDVIASPTVSDPLHLLEICAVSDGAAALILGTEEQARRSGGPMIRVAGSAVATGQFGDPAVRIPTVATASDDAVVHTSEVAGAVRAAQQAAGIGPADVDVLEMADNSAWHVLAWPESLGFLEPGQSDWMLQRGDFGLDGAFPVNPSGGFLSFGEATTAQGVLQVCELAWQLRKEAVGRQVPGARVGQSAVLGLGANGASVVLTA, encoded by the coding sequence ATGAGGTCGGTCTACGTGCTGGGCGTCGGGGCGCATCCGTGGGGCAAGTTCCCCGAGAAGCCACAGCTGCAGCTGGCCATCGAGGCCATGTCGGCGGCGCTCGGCGACGCCGGGTTGCGCTGGCGAGACCTCCGGGGCCTGGTGGCTGCGAGCTCCCGTTTCGAGGGCGGCCTGGGCTGGGGCCTGCACGCGAACGAACTGCTCCAGTCTGTGGCCGAGAGCGGCATCCCGGCGGTCAACGTTGGAGGTGGATGCGCGGCCGGCGGGATCGCCATCCACACGGCAGCGTCCATGGTCGCAAGCGGGGAGTGCGACGTCATCGGAGCCGTCGGCGCCGAGCGCATGCCCAAGGGCTTCATCCCCCGGCCGCCCGGGGTCCCTGACGACATCACCGACACCGACTACCTGCGTTGGGTCGCCGTCGGGGCCACCAACCCTGCCTACTGGGCGCTCGAAGCGCGGCGGCGGATGCACGAGCTCGGCACGACGGCCGAGGTACTCGCCCAGGCGTCGGTGGAAATGCACCAGCACGCGACGGGTAACCCGCTGGCGCGCTACCGCAAGGAGCTCACCATCGACGACGTGATCGCCTCGCCGACGGTGAGCGACCCGCTGCACCTGCTGGAGATCTGCGCCGTCAGCGACGGCGCGGCCGCCCTCATCCTCGGGACCGAGGAGCAGGCGCGGCGCAGTGGCGGGCCGATGATCCGGGTGGCCGGCTCCGCCGTCGCGACAGGCCAGTTCGGTGACCCCGCGGTACGCATCCCCACGGTCGCGACGGCCTCCGACGACGCTGTCGTCCACACCAGCGAGGTGGCCGGCGCCGTCCGCGCCGCGCAGCAAGCCGCCGGCATCGGCCCGGCCGATGTCGACGTCCTGGAGATGGCCGACAACTCGGCGTGGCACGTGCTGGCGTGGCCCGAGAGCCTCGGCTTCCTCGAGCCCGGCCAGTCGGACTGGATGCTCCAGCGCGGCGACTTCGGACTTGACGGGGCGTTCCCGGTCAACCCCAGCGGCGGCTTCCTGTCCTTCGGGGAGGCGACCACGGCGCAAGGCGTCCTACAGGTTTGCGAGCTCGCCTGGCAGCTGCGCAAGGAGGCCGTGGGTCGCCAGGTGCCCGGAGCGCGGGTCGGTCAGTCAGCCGTTCTCGGGCTCGGTGCCAACGGAGCGTCCGTCGTGCTCACGGCCTAG
- a CDS encoding alpha/beta hydrolase, which yields MRDILVPGADGQLPARVYDPARRDDLPLLVYVHGGGWTLGSVQAADGPCCRLAETAKCRVVSVEYRLAPESPFPAAVEDCAAAIGAILDDPSIVDRPSSMVVTMGDSAGGNLVPATALQRRDDGSTQPHSLMLVYPCMTSPHENRLASMRENADAPMLSATTMAWYWDTYLDGRASDARVDLRQAASFSGLPRTLVVAADLNPLRNEALLVAENMERAEVDTAVSLYPGAVHGFWLLDGILEQTVELDHEIADFIASAAAPAPEQIALDISRDVPPLGQPER from the coding sequence GTGCGCGACATCCTGGTGCCGGGGGCGGACGGACAGCTCCCGGCCCGCGTCTATGACCCCGCGCGCAGGGATGACCTTCCTCTCCTCGTCTACGTCCACGGTGGAGGATGGACGCTCGGCAGCGTGCAGGCCGCTGACGGACCGTGCTGCAGGCTCGCGGAGACCGCCAAGTGTCGCGTTGTCTCCGTGGAGTACCGGCTCGCCCCGGAATCACCCTTCCCGGCCGCGGTCGAAGATTGCGCTGCTGCGATCGGCGCCATCCTTGACGATCCCAGCATCGTCGATAGACCCTCGTCCATGGTCGTGACGATGGGCGACAGCGCTGGAGGGAACCTCGTGCCGGCCACGGCCCTCCAGCGCCGCGACGACGGCTCCACCCAGCCCCACTCGCTGATGCTCGTCTACCCCTGCATGACCTCTCCCCACGAGAACCGACTGGCCTCGATGCGCGAGAACGCCGACGCTCCGATGCTGAGCGCGACCACGATGGCTTGGTACTGGGACACCTACCTCGACGGTCGCGCCTCTGACGCGCGAGTCGATCTGCGGCAGGCTGCTTCCTTCTCGGGGCTGCCTCGGACCCTCGTCGTCGCTGCAGACCTAAACCCCTTGCGCAATGAGGCCCTTCTGGTGGCGGAGAATATGGAGCGCGCCGAGGTGGATACCGCCGTCTCGCTCTACCCAGGCGCGGTGCACGGCTTCTGGCTGCTGGACGGCATCCTCGAGCAGACCGTCGAGCTAGATCATGAGATCGCCGACTTCATCGCGTCCGCCGCGGCGCCTGCCCCGGAACAGATCGCACTCGACATCTCGCGAGACGTGCCGCCACTCGGTCAGCCCGAGCGGTGA
- a CDS encoding long-chain-fatty-acid--CoA ligase, which translates to MPAQQPLWADSYAPGVPLHLDYGDTTVLGLWESATQRYPDRPALDFLGRVSTYAEVADEIRHVAGGLHALGVRAGDNVALVMPNCPQNVIAFFAVLRLGATVVEHNPLYTAAELRHPFVDHGARVAIVWDKVVPVIEELKTGSSLEHVVAVDMTTRLPWKKRLALRLPVAKARAARDQLTSPAPQVMQWADLVSSAPLDDSHPRPGKDDIALLLYTSGTTGVPKGVPLLHRNLVANVVQGRAWVPGLEEGKESFLVALPLFHAYGVTVSVLLGVALAAKLVLLPKPDIGLIMEAVAREVPSFVPAVPTLYQRIVDEAERRKVSIKGIRYALSGAMPLPGDLVEKWEAATGGLLVEGYGLTETSPVIVGNPMTKARRPGAIGVPFPDVEIRIADREDLDRDVPLGEGGELLVRGPQVFSGYRGLPEETASAFHDGWFRTGDVVTMSPDGFLVIVDRVKEIIITGGFNVYPSEVEAALRTHPAVVDVAVVGLPHQDGGEQVVAAVVSVGGVAVLPDELRAHTRRALTAYKVPRRIVFVDDLPINPMGKVLRREVAARIRES; encoded by the coding sequence GTGCCGGCTCAGCAGCCCCTGTGGGCAGACTCCTACGCCCCTGGGGTGCCCCTGCACCTTGACTACGGCGACACCACCGTCCTCGGTCTGTGGGAGAGCGCGACGCAGCGGTATCCCGACCGGCCGGCGCTGGACTTCCTGGGCCGCGTCTCGACCTACGCCGAGGTCGCCGACGAGATCCGGCACGTCGCGGGCGGTTTGCACGCGCTCGGCGTGCGTGCCGGCGACAACGTGGCCCTCGTCATGCCGAACTGTCCGCAGAACGTGATCGCCTTCTTCGCGGTGCTGCGGCTGGGTGCCACCGTGGTCGAGCACAACCCGCTCTACACGGCAGCGGAGCTGCGTCACCCGTTCGTCGACCACGGTGCCCGGGTCGCGATCGTGTGGGACAAGGTGGTGCCGGTCATCGAGGAGCTCAAGACCGGGTCCTCGCTCGAGCACGTCGTCGCCGTCGACATGACCACCCGGCTTCCGTGGAAGAAGCGGCTCGCGCTGCGTCTGCCGGTCGCGAAGGCACGCGCGGCCCGGGACCAGCTGACCTCCCCGGCCCCCCAGGTCATGCAGTGGGCCGACCTGGTCTCCTCAGCGCCGCTCGACGACTCGCATCCCCGTCCGGGCAAGGACGACATCGCGCTGCTGCTCTACACCTCTGGCACGACCGGCGTGCCGAAAGGGGTGCCGCTCCTCCATCGCAACCTCGTCGCCAACGTCGTCCAGGGTCGTGCCTGGGTGCCGGGCCTGGAGGAGGGCAAGGAGTCCTTCCTGGTGGCGCTGCCGTTGTTCCACGCCTACGGCGTGACGGTGAGCGTGCTGCTGGGCGTGGCCCTCGCCGCCAAGCTGGTCCTGCTCCCGAAACCCGACATCGGCCTGATCATGGAAGCCGTCGCGCGGGAGGTCCCGAGCTTCGTGCCAGCAGTGCCGACCCTCTACCAGCGCATCGTCGACGAGGCGGAGCGTCGGAAGGTCTCGATCAAGGGCATCCGGTACGCCCTGTCGGGCGCGATGCCGCTGCCCGGCGACCTCGTCGAGAAGTGGGAGGCCGCCACGGGCGGGCTGCTCGTCGAGGGGTACGGCCTGACGGAGACGTCGCCGGTGATCGTCGGCAACCCGATGACCAAGGCGCGGCGGCCCGGCGCGATCGGCGTACCTTTCCCGGACGTGGAGATCCGCATCGCGGACCGCGAGGACCTCGATCGCGACGTCCCCCTCGGTGAAGGCGGTGAGCTGCTGGTCCGAGGGCCGCAGGTCTTCTCCGGCTACCGTGGCCTGCCGGAGGAGACGGCGTCCGCCTTCCACGACGGCTGGTTCCGTACCGGGGACGTGGTGACCATGTCGCCCGACGGGTTCCTGGTGATCGTGGACCGGGTCAAGGAGATCATCATCACCGGCGGGTTCAACGTCTATCCCTCGGAGGTGGAGGCCGCGCTCCGCACACACCCCGCGGTCGTGGACGTGGCGGTGGTCGGACTCCCGCACCAAGACGGTGGGGAACAAGTGGTTGCTGCGGTCGTGTCCGTCGGGGGTGTTGCTGTCCTGCCGGATGAGCTGCGGGCACACACGCGCCGAGCGCTGACGGCCTACAAGGTTCCGCGTCGGATCGTCTTCGTGGACGACCTGCCGATCAACCCCATGGGCAAGGTCCTGCGCCGAGAGGTGGCGGCCCGGATCCGAGAGTCCTGA
- a CDS encoding MFS transporter, with product MVGATTDGEHHEQSDALDRAGLRHVVAVLSIVQIVSWGVLYYTFAALQSSITADTGWSSVAVTGAFSLSQVVAGGVGIWVGRHIDDVGPRAVMTAASLVAIPGVTTMALAPNLAVFYIGWVLTGVAMAGTLYPPAFAALTHWGGARRVRALTTLTLVAGLSSTVFAPLASALDDWLGWRQAYFVLLASLILITIPLHWWGLNRPWRGAHPTTHDRTVAAVDRKQDAAATARSSPFRLLTLANALAALAVFGVIINLVPMLVEQGMSRNLAALALGLGGLGQVIGRLGYARFAAGTTVTSRGVIVLAAVAITTASLALAPDSAELLIVLGMLLGLARGLYTLVQATAITDRWGPTSYGTLNGILTAPALASSAVAPFAGAALAELLGSYAAAFLVLAGLAGVATLLMLGATPRIGTTSGLNAASPTTTTGR from the coding sequence GTGGTTGGCGCCACCACCGACGGCGAGCACCACGAGCAGTCTGACGCGCTCGACCGCGCCGGGCTGCGGCATGTCGTGGCGGTGCTCAGCATCGTGCAGATCGTGTCCTGGGGCGTCCTCTACTACACGTTCGCAGCTCTTCAGTCCTCGATCACTGCCGACACTGGCTGGTCCAGCGTCGCGGTTACCGGAGCGTTCTCACTCTCCCAGGTCGTTGCGGGAGGCGTCGGCATCTGGGTTGGCCGTCACATCGACGACGTCGGGCCGCGCGCGGTGATGACCGCGGCCTCGCTCGTCGCCATCCCCGGTGTCACCACCATGGCTTTGGCGCCGAACCTAGCGGTCTTCTACATCGGCTGGGTCCTGACCGGCGTGGCGATGGCCGGGACCTTGTACCCGCCGGCGTTCGCCGCGCTGACTCACTGGGGCGGTGCCCGCCGGGTGCGTGCCCTGACGACCTTGACCTTGGTTGCCGGCCTGTCCAGCACCGTCTTCGCTCCCCTGGCCTCGGCCCTGGACGATTGGCTTGGCTGGCGTCAGGCGTACTTCGTGCTGCTGGCAAGCCTGATCCTCATCACGATCCCGTTGCACTGGTGGGGGCTGAACCGCCCGTGGCGCGGCGCCCACCCCACGACCCATGACCGCACCGTCGCCGCAGTCGACAGGAAGCAGGATGCCGCAGCTACCGCTCGAAGTTCACCGTTCCGGCTGCTGACGCTCGCCAACGCGCTGGCCGCTCTGGCCGTTTTCGGCGTCATCATCAATCTGGTGCCGATGCTCGTCGAGCAGGGGATGAGCAGGAACCTCGCCGCACTCGCACTCGGCTTGGGCGGTCTCGGCCAGGTCATCGGCCGGCTCGGTTATGCCCGGTTCGCTGCCGGGACCACAGTCACGTCACGCGGGGTCATCGTGCTCGCTGCCGTCGCCATCACCACCGCGTCGCTCGCGCTGGCGCCGGACTCCGCTGAGCTGCTGATCGTGCTCGGCATGCTCCTTGGACTTGCCCGTGGCCTCTACACCCTCGTGCAGGCCACGGCCATTACGGACCGATGGGGCCCCACGTCCTACGGCACCCTCAACGGCATCCTCACCGCACCTGCCCTGGCTTCGTCGGCGGTAGCACCCTTCGCCGGCGCGGCACTCGCAGAACTTCTTGGCTCCTACGCCGCCGCCTTCCTCGTCCTCGCCGGGCTCGCGGGAGTCGCCACGCTGCTAATGCTCGGCGCCACACCCAGGATCGGCACTACGTCAGGACTCAACGCTGCCTCGCCCACGACCACCACTGGCCGGTGA
- a CDS encoding metal-sulfur cluster assembly factor, whose translation MLVLIHRAADKIKDPCSVAGGTPMGLSEMGLIGSVDMSEDGDVAIVLRLTAPFCHMIAFLESELVKLVGRLPGVRSVAVTTDQGLDWSPDLISGDARRRREDQLTLHVRKPSDA comes from the coding sequence ATGCTCGTGCTGATCCACCGGGCCGCCGACAAGATCAAGGACCCGTGCAGTGTCGCGGGCGGGACGCCCATGGGGCTCAGCGAGATGGGCCTCATCGGCTCCGTCGACATGTCTGAAGACGGCGATGTGGCGATCGTCTTGCGCCTGACCGCGCCCTTCTGTCACATGATCGCCTTCCTGGAGTCCGAGCTCGTCAAGCTGGTCGGCAGATTGCCCGGGGTCCGCTCCGTGGCTGTGACCACCGACCAGGGTTTGGATTGGTCGCCCGACCTCATCAGTGGCGATGCCCGGCGCCGTCGTGAAGACCAACTGACGCTGCACGTTCGTAAGCCCTCGGACGCCTGA
- a CDS encoding cupin domain-containing protein — protein MDLLEALLDGPRARGAFLLRAQLDPPWSLRVEDEAPLTVLAVLRGEAWLCPDGRAPLRMAEGQVAIVRGPDH, from the coding sequence GTGGACCTGCTCGAGGCTTTGCTGGACGGTCCCAGAGCGCGAGGCGCGTTCCTGCTCCGTGCGCAGCTGGACCCCCCGTGGTCGCTGCGGGTCGAGGACGAGGCGCCCCTGACCGTGCTGGCGGTGCTGCGGGGCGAGGCCTGGCTCTGCCCGGACGGCCGAGCACCTCTGCGGATGGCCGAGGGCCAGGTCGCGATCGTCCGTGGGCCTGACCACTAA
- a CDS encoding AraC family transcriptional regulator, with amino-acid sequence MGLTTNTVADTPTTPPHVVIHPGGGCTSAEDGRVVSDEWSLGVRTWGDDPGRGCTLLVGTYEGRGEASQPLLSALPGVVLLSQAEAATPVLAVLTAEMAVEAPGQRALLDRLLDVLLIATLRTWFAGRREEAPGWFRAQHDPVVGRALSLLHHDVAHPWTVEELAERVGVSRAALGRGFTALLGSPPMAYLTSWRLALAADLLVSSDATVASVARRVGYSTPFSFSTAFKRVHGTSPQQYRRGQASA; translated from the coding sequence GTGGGCCTGACCACTAACACGGTCGCGGACACCCCGACCACCCCGCCGCACGTCGTCATCCACCCGGGGGGCGGCTGCACCAGCGCGGAGGACGGCCGGGTCGTCAGCGACGAGTGGTCGCTCGGGGTCCGGACCTGGGGAGACGACCCCGGGCGCGGCTGCACCCTGCTCGTCGGTACCTACGAGGGCCGGGGCGAGGCCAGCCAACCGCTCCTCTCCGCGCTCCCGGGGGTGGTCCTGCTCAGCCAGGCCGAGGCCGCGACCCCCGTGCTCGCGGTCCTGACGGCGGAGATGGCGGTCGAGGCCCCCGGGCAGCGCGCGCTCCTCGACCGGCTGCTCGACGTGCTCCTCATCGCGACCCTGCGGACGTGGTTCGCCGGACGCCGCGAGGAGGCCCCCGGATGGTTCCGCGCCCAGCACGACCCCGTCGTCGGCCGGGCGCTGTCGCTGCTCCACCACGACGTGGCCCACCCCTGGACGGTCGAGGAGCTGGCCGAGAGGGTGGGGGTGTCCAGGGCCGCGCTCGGTCGCGGGTTCACCGCGCTTCTCGGGAGCCCGCCGATGGCCTACCTCACGTCCTGGCGGTTGGCGCTCGCCGCGGACCTGCTGGTCTCCTCCGACGCCACCGTCGCCTCCGTCGCGCGCAGGGTGGGTTACAGCACCCCGTTCTCCTTCAGCACGGCCTTCAAGCGGGTGCACGGCACGAGCCCGCAGCAGTACCGCCGCGGACAGGCCAGCGCGTAG
- a CDS encoding NAD(P)-dependent oxidoreductase yields MNITVFGATGAIGSLVVEQALADGHQVTAFTRDTSRVTARHDRLEIVAGDVTDPGACLPTARGADAVVVALRAAYADHGRQEHVVEESDLDWTIVRPSAFTDRSPGPFRHGFDGSAQGMLLKIGRSDVAAFLLAQVQDGTYLGRTVSVSA; encoded by the coding sequence GTGAACATCACTGTCTTCGGCGCCACCGGCGCCATCGGGAGTCTCGTCGTGGAGCAGGCGCTCGCCGACGGGCACCAGGTCACCGCCTTCACCCGCGACACCTCGCGGGTCACCGCACGGCACGACCGGCTAGAGATCGTCGCGGGCGACGTCACCGACCCGGGCGCCTGCCTGCCGACCGCACGAGGCGCCGACGCGGTCGTGGTGGCGCTCCGGGCGGCCTACGCCGACCACGGACGACAGGAGCACGTCGTGGAGGAGAGCGACCTCGACTGGACGATCGTGCGGCCGTCCGCCTTCACCGACCGGAGCCCGGGGCCGTTCCGACACGGTTTCGACGGCTCGGCGCAGGGCATGCTGCTCAAGATCGGGCGCTCCGACGTGGCCGCCTTCCTGCTCGCGCAGGTCCAGGACGGGACCTACCTGGGCCGCACCGTGTCCGTCTCCGCGTGA
- a CDS encoding DUF1772 domain-containing protein — MTQTTALGVAATMGATLTTAMVAGLLFSFAHSVMPGLGTLDDHDILTAFHRIDAAISNPWMMATFLGSPVLTLAALLLNLPDRSQALPWLVAALVLTAATVVVTGAIHLPLNAAIDDAAPAFLDADLRSRFQDRWVRWNVLRTVTSTGALTALSWALFVSGRSAG; from the coding sequence ATGACCCAGACCACCGCGCTCGGCGTCGCCGCCACGATGGGCGCCACCCTCACCACCGCCATGGTCGCCGGCCTGCTCTTCTCCTTCGCGCACTCGGTGATGCCCGGCCTCGGCACCCTGGACGACCACGATATTCTCACCGCCTTCCACCGGATCGACGCGGCCATCTCCAACCCGTGGATGATGGCGACCTTCCTCGGCAGCCCGGTGCTGACCCTCGCGGCACTGCTCCTCAACCTGCCTGACCGGAGTCAGGCCCTGCCGTGGTTGGTCGCCGCCCTGGTGCTGACCGCGGCCACGGTGGTCGTCACCGGTGCGATCCACCTGCCACTGAACGCCGCGATCGATGACGCCGCACCGGCGTTCCTCGACGCCGACCTCCGCTCTCGGTTCCAGGACCGCTGGGTGCGCTGGAACGTCCTGCGCACCGTGACCTCGACCGGTGCGCTCACCGCCCTCTCCTGGGCCCTCTTCGTCTCCGGCCGGTCGGCCGGTTGA
- a CDS encoding 2,3-butanediol dehydrogenase — protein sequence MRAARFYGKEDLRIEDVPEPAPGPGEVKLRNAYTGICGTDLHVFFTPEASGFDFSKPNELTGAALPQVFGHEFAGQIVEVGEGVTGHHEGDKVAVWPLHSCGSCPACDTGLAGACQRLACQGISSPGGGMSAYTTVKADKVYTLPDSVDLRMGAMVEPMAAAWHAVVRSGIKPGQSALIAGAGPIGVGVWFALKAHGVDRIVVSEPQKSRRDAIVGVGADPVVGPEDDLADVIASTTGERGVDVAFEAAGAGAAVNQAIASLAPRGTLLIVSLHEKEFAFNPTPFVFAENTIIGSIAYLPEDFDAVIAAMAEGHYDFTGWVSEVPLEHVSDALQELRAGQHMKVLVKS from the coding sequence ATGAGAGCAGCCCGGTTCTACGGCAAGGAAGACCTGCGAATCGAGGACGTCCCCGAGCCCGCACCGGGGCCGGGCGAGGTCAAGTTGCGCAACGCCTACACGGGCATCTGCGGCACGGACCTCCACGTTTTCTTCACACCCGAGGCTTCCGGTTTCGACTTCTCCAAGCCCAATGAGCTGACCGGGGCAGCGCTTCCACAGGTATTCGGCCACGAGTTCGCCGGCCAGATCGTCGAGGTCGGCGAGGGCGTCACGGGCCACCATGAGGGAGACAAGGTGGCAGTGTGGCCGCTCCACTCCTGTGGCTCATGCCCGGCCTGCGACACCGGATTGGCCGGTGCATGCCAGCGGCTGGCGTGTCAGGGGATCTCCAGTCCCGGCGGAGGTATGAGCGCGTATACGACGGTGAAGGCCGACAAGGTGTACACCCTGCCCGACTCCGTCGACCTGCGCATGGGCGCCATGGTCGAGCCGATGGCTGCCGCGTGGCACGCAGTCGTCCGCAGCGGCATCAAGCCCGGCCAGAGCGCCCTGATCGCCGGAGCCGGGCCGATCGGGGTCGGTGTTTGGTTTGCTCTCAAGGCGCACGGCGTGGACCGGATCGTCGTTTCCGAGCCGCAGAAGAGCCGTCGGGACGCCATCGTTGGTGTCGGCGCGGACCCGGTCGTCGGCCCCGAGGACGACCTGGCTGACGTGATCGCGTCGACCACTGGCGAGAGGGGTGTTGATGTCGCCTTTGAGGCTGCGGGTGCCGGCGCCGCAGTCAATCAAGCGATCGCGAGCCTTGCACCTCGAGGCACCTTGCTCATCGTCTCGCTTCACGAGAAGGAGTTTGCCTTCAACCCCACTCCGTTCGTATTCGCCGAGAATACGATCATTGGCAGCATCGCCTACCTGCCTGAGGACTTCGACGCCGTGATCGCCGCCATGGCGGAGGGACACTACGACTTCACCGGTTGGGTCAGCGAGGTACCACTCGAGCACGTGTCAGACGCTCTGCAGGAGCTGAGGGCCGGTCAGCACATGAAGGTCCTGGTCAAGTCATAG